A region of Pseudarthrobacter sp. NIBRBAC000502770 DNA encodes the following proteins:
- the paaZ gene encoding phenylacetic acid degradation bifunctional protein PaaZ, with the protein MTTTATAPQATVDTVETVPSFVMDAWWTPDAGSSASAVPVRDASTGEILAKVSTEGLDLGAVVEYGRTTGQAGLGQLTFHQRALKLKELAQYLNARREHFYAFSYQTGATKIDSMVDIDGGIGVLFTFGSKGRRELPNAQVVVDGPMEVLSKDGSFAGEHIYTRIPGVAVQINAFNFPVWGMLEKFAPAFLAGVPTIVKPATPTGYVAAAVVKAIVESNILPKGSLQLISGSVRGLLDVLDYRDLVAFTGSASTAKSLKAHRNVVEGGVRFTSETDSLNAAILGPDAVEGTPEFDAFVKSVVTEMTVKAGQKCTAIRRAIVPQELVPAVSAAIGKRIAERVVLGDPRGEGVTMGALASVEQLQDVRAAVQSMLDAGGELAYGTLDSPSVTSADGTTGVVDGGAFMAPVVLNWDNPEAEAIHSLEAFGPVSSVIGYKDLADAVRLAARGGGSLVASVCTNDPEAARQLVTGIAAHHGRVLMLNREDARSSTGHGSPVPHLVHGGPGRAGGGEELGGIRSVLHHMQRTAIQGSPNMLTAVTGVWHTGADRNFTVETEGTHPFRKHLSTLRIGDAVRSDLRQVTLEDITAFANSTGDTFYAHTNEEAAAANPIFPGIVAHGYLLLSWAAGLFVEPAPGPVLANYGLENARFTKPVAAGDSIRVTLTAKKITPRETDEYGEVAWDAVLTNQDDEIVATYDVLTLVEK; encoded by the coding sequence ATGACCACCACAGCCACAGCTCCCCAGGCCACGGTCGACACCGTGGAGACAGTGCCCAGTTTTGTCATGGACGCCTGGTGGACGCCCGACGCCGGCTCCTCGGCTTCCGCGGTCCCCGTCCGGGACGCGAGCACGGGGGAGATCCTGGCCAAGGTGAGCACGGAGGGGCTGGACCTCGGCGCCGTCGTGGAGTACGGCCGCACCACCGGCCAGGCCGGACTGGGCCAGTTGACATTCCACCAGCGCGCCCTGAAGCTCAAGGAGCTGGCGCAGTACCTCAACGCGCGCCGCGAGCACTTCTACGCTTTCTCCTACCAGACCGGTGCCACCAAGATCGACTCGATGGTGGACATCGACGGCGGCATCGGCGTCCTGTTTACCTTCGGCTCCAAGGGCCGGCGCGAACTGCCCAACGCCCAGGTGGTGGTGGACGGCCCCATGGAAGTCCTCTCCAAGGACGGGTCATTCGCCGGCGAACACATCTACACCCGCATCCCCGGCGTCGCCGTACAGATCAACGCCTTCAACTTCCCGGTCTGGGGCATGCTCGAAAAGTTCGCCCCCGCCTTCCTCGCAGGTGTCCCCACCATCGTCAAGCCGGCCACCCCAACGGGATATGTTGCCGCAGCCGTGGTCAAGGCCATCGTGGAATCCAACATCCTGCCCAAGGGCTCCCTGCAGCTCATCTCCGGGTCGGTCCGCGGCCTGCTGGACGTGCTGGATTACCGCGACCTGGTGGCCTTCACCGGTTCCGCCTCCACGGCCAAGTCCCTGAAGGCCCACCGGAACGTTGTGGAGGGCGGCGTCCGGTTCACCTCGGAGACCGACTCCCTGAACGCCGCCATCCTTGGCCCGGACGCTGTGGAGGGGACCCCGGAATTCGATGCCTTCGTCAAGTCCGTGGTCACCGAGATGACGGTCAAGGCAGGCCAAAAATGCACCGCCATCCGCCGGGCCATCGTTCCGCAGGAACTGGTGCCGGCCGTGTCCGCGGCCATCGGCAAGCGCATCGCCGAGCGCGTGGTCCTGGGTGACCCCCGCGGCGAAGGCGTCACCATGGGCGCCCTCGCGTCCGTGGAACAGCTGCAGGATGTCCGTGCCGCCGTGCAGTCAATGCTCGACGCCGGCGGTGAGCTTGCGTATGGAACGCTCGATTCGCCGTCGGTCACCTCCGCCGATGGAACAACCGGGGTAGTGGACGGTGGGGCCTTCATGGCACCAGTGGTCCTGAACTGGGACAACCCGGAAGCCGAGGCAATCCACTCGCTCGAGGCTTTCGGGCCGGTGTCCTCCGTGATCGGCTACAAGGACCTGGCCGACGCCGTCCGCCTCGCCGCCCGCGGCGGCGGTTCCCTGGTGGCCTCGGTGTGCACCAACGATCCTGAGGCGGCCCGCCAACTGGTCACCGGGATCGCAGCCCACCACGGCCGCGTCCTGATGCTCAACCGCGAGGACGCCCGCTCCTCCACGGGGCACGGCTCACCCGTTCCCCACCTGGTCCACGGCGGGCCGGGACGCGCCGGCGGCGGCGAGGAACTGGGCGGCATCCGGTCCGTGCTGCACCACATGCAGCGGACCGCCATCCAGGGCTCCCCGAACATGCTCACCGCCGTCACCGGCGTGTGGCACACCGGGGCTGACCGCAACTTCACCGTGGAGACCGAAGGAACCCACCCGTTCCGGAAGCACCTGTCCACCCTGCGGATCGGCGACGCCGTCCGCTCGGACCTCCGGCAGGTCACCCTGGAGGACATCACGGCGTTCGCCAACTCCACCGGAGACACCTTCTACGCCCACACGAACGAAGAGGCCGCGGCAGCCAACCCGATCTTCCCGGGCATCGTGGCGCACGGCTACCTGCTGCTGAGCTGGGCCGCCGGACTCTTCGTGGAGCCTGCGCCGGGCCCCGTCCTGGCCAACTACGGCCTGGAGAACGCACGCTTCACCAAGCCGGTTGCCGCCGGCGATTCCATCCGCGTGACCCTCACCGCCAAGAAGATCACGCCGCGCGAAACCGACGAATACGGTGAAGTGGCCTGGGACGCCGTGCTCACCAACCAGGATGACGAGATCGTGGCCACCTACGACGTCCTCACCCTCGTCGAAAAGTAG
- a CDS encoding hotdog fold thioesterase, whose translation MAETTLSGATHPILENDYASEWMGIEVLALSDGHATIRMTLRQEMLNGFGMAHGGMIFAFGDTAFALACNPIHPAPGEENTITVASGVDINFLKPAFRGQVLTAVADRRSSAGRSGLYDIQIFAADAGAPTPEGQPSSSSPGELIAEFRGRSRTIPKK comes from the coding sequence ATGGCTGAAACTACACTTTCCGGGGCTACCCACCCCATCCTGGAAAACGACTACGCCTCCGAGTGGATGGGAATCGAGGTCCTCGCCCTCAGCGACGGCCACGCCACCATCCGGATGACGCTCCGGCAGGAAATGCTCAACGGCTTCGGCATGGCCCACGGCGGAATGATCTTCGCCTTCGGCGACACTGCCTTCGCCTTGGCGTGCAACCCCATCCACCCTGCACCCGGCGAGGAAAACACCATCACCGTTGCCTCCGGCGTCGACATTAATTTCCTCAAGCCCGCTTTCCGCGGCCAGGTGCTCACCGCCGTCGCGGACCGCCGCTCCAGCGCCGGCCGCAGCGGACTTTACGACATCCAAATCTTCGCCGCCGACGCCGGTGCGCCGACTCCCGAAGGCCAGCCCAGTTCCAGCAGCCCGGGCGAGCTCATCGCCGAGTTCCGCGGACGCAGCCGCACCATCCCCAAGAAGTAG
- the pta gene encoding phosphate acetyltransferase, which yields MATGIYVSATTPGSGKSLVALGLADTLHRHADRIGFFKPVVHGPLAADDPMVALMKARFALEDERCRGGLTHEEVRTLLAEGNRAEIDARCVEIFADIARHCDVVIVEGTDLVGQDSAVEFDLNARLANNLATPVVAVVGAKGRTVAETAAAVEVARKELAAERCALLAIMVNRAAAGDLDAIAAALKPGASGRPVYILPELEEIARPTTGEVAAALGVRQIAGTPDMERDVRDIKVAAMNVGNFLNVLDEGALVIVPGDRADVMVACLASSFSPEFPVASALILTGGLAPDANIYPLLAQAPFPVFAADEDTYQTARRVSEVRSEIWSGHRRKVASALGLWSRRVDEAELVERLHLPRAERMTPLRFLHDLIERARAQRRHVVLPEGTDVRILRAAEILHRRDVCDLTLLGPESDVRELAAANGIDLSGITVIDPATSDLRPKFAEKYAELRAHKGVDLPKALEIMQDVSYFGTMMVQLGVVDGMVSGAAHTTAHTIRPALEFVKTRPGVKIVSSVFLMLMPDRVLVYGDCAVNPDPNVEQLADIALASAETAAQFGVEPRVAMLSYSTGGSGAGEAVDEVRQATELVRQRRPDLAVEGPIQYDAAVDASIAASKMPGSSVAGQATVFIFPDLNTGNNTYKAVQQSSGAVAVGPVLQGLRKPVNDLSRGCTVEDIVNTVAITAIQAQARDAGQERAQVPAEAPAS from the coding sequence ATGGCCACAGGCATCTATGTCAGCGCAACCACCCCCGGGTCGGGCAAGTCCCTCGTGGCCCTGGGCCTGGCGGACACCCTGCACCGGCATGCGGACAGGATCGGCTTCTTCAAGCCGGTAGTCCACGGGCCCTTGGCTGCCGATGACCCCATGGTGGCGTTGATGAAGGCCCGGTTTGCCCTGGAGGACGAGCGTTGCCGCGGAGGCCTGACCCACGAAGAGGTCCGCACCCTGCTCGCAGAAGGAAACCGGGCGGAAATCGATGCCCGGTGCGTGGAGATTTTCGCGGACATCGCCCGGCACTGCGATGTGGTGATCGTGGAGGGGACGGACCTGGTAGGGCAGGATTCCGCCGTCGAATTCGACCTCAACGCGCGGCTGGCCAACAACCTCGCCACGCCCGTGGTGGCGGTGGTGGGCGCCAAGGGGCGGACCGTCGCCGAGACCGCTGCCGCCGTCGAAGTTGCCCGCAAGGAACTCGCCGCCGAACGGTGCGCACTGCTTGCCATCATGGTCAACCGGGCCGCCGCCGGAGACCTGGACGCCATCGCGGCAGCCCTGAAGCCCGGAGCTTCCGGCCGCCCCGTTTACATCCTGCCGGAGCTTGAGGAAATCGCCCGCCCCACCACCGGTGAGGTGGCCGCGGCGCTGGGCGTCCGCCAAATTGCTGGAACGCCGGACATGGAACGCGACGTCAGGGACATCAAGGTTGCCGCGATGAACGTGGGCAACTTCCTGAACGTCCTGGACGAGGGCGCCCTGGTGATCGTGCCCGGGGACCGGGCGGACGTGATGGTGGCCTGCCTGGCCTCGTCCTTCTCGCCCGAATTTCCCGTGGCCTCGGCGCTCATCCTCACCGGCGGCCTGGCCCCGGACGCCAACATCTACCCGCTCCTGGCGCAGGCACCGTTCCCTGTTTTTGCCGCGGACGAGGACACGTACCAGACCGCCCGACGGGTGTCGGAGGTGCGCAGCGAAATCTGGTCCGGGCACCGGCGCAAGGTAGCCTCCGCGCTGGGCCTCTGGTCCCGCCGCGTGGACGAAGCAGAGCTGGTGGAGCGGCTGCACCTTCCCAGGGCGGAACGGATGACCCCGCTGCGGTTCCTGCACGACCTAATCGAGCGGGCCCGGGCGCAGCGCCGCCATGTGGTACTGCCCGAGGGGACCGACGTGAGGATCCTGCGGGCCGCCGAGATCCTGCACCGGCGGGACGTCTGCGACCTGACGCTCCTGGGCCCGGAGTCCGACGTCCGGGAGCTGGCAGCCGCCAACGGCATCGACCTGTCCGGCATCACGGTCATCGACCCCGCCACTTCAGACCTTCGGCCGAAGTTCGCCGAGAAGTACGCGGAACTGCGGGCGCACAAGGGCGTGGACCTGCCCAAGGCGCTGGAGATCATGCAGGACGTCAGCTACTTCGGCACCATGATGGTACAGCTGGGCGTGGTGGACGGGATGGTGTCCGGTGCGGCCCACACCACGGCGCACACCATCCGGCCGGCCCTGGAGTTCGTGAAGACGCGTCCGGGGGTGAAGATTGTGTCCTCGGTTTTCCTGATGCTGATGCCGGACCGCGTGCTGGTCTACGGCGACTGCGCAGTCAATCCGGACCCCAACGTGGAGCAGCTGGCGGATATCGCCCTGGCGTCGGCCGAGACCGCGGCCCAGTTCGGGGTGGAGCCGCGGGTGGCCATGCTCTCGTACTCGACCGGCGGCTCGGGCGCGGGTGAAGCCGTGGACGAGGTGCGGCAGGCCACCGAACTGGTGCGCCAGCGCCGCCCGGACCTCGCAGTGGAAGGCCCCATCCAGTACGACGCCGCCGTGGACGCCTCGATCGCCGCGTCCAAGATGCCCGGCTCCTCCGTGGCCGGCCAGGCGACGGTGTTCATCTTCCCGGACCTGAATACCGGCAACAACACCTACAAGGCGGTCCAGCAGAGCTCCGGGGCGGTGGCGGTGGGCCCGGTCCTGCAGGGGCTGCGGAAACCGGTCAACGACCTCTCCCGGGGCTGCACGGTGGAGGACATCGTGAACACGGTGGCCATCACGGCCATCCAGGCGCAAGCCCGCGATGCCGGGCAGGAACGGGCGCAGGTCCCTGCAGAGGCGCCGGCCTCCTAG
- a CDS encoding TetR/AcrR family transcriptional regulator, whose amino-acid sequence MPSTSQTTSPAVGGAAKRGRPGYDQQSVLRIAVDVFNRHGYDATSMGILADNLGISKSAIYHHVPSKGDLLKLALDHALGGLESILEQPEAASGAADARLEFVLRQTVAVLVDRLPFVTLLLRLRGNTEIERDALERRRTFDHKVAVLISAARDEGSLRQDIDPRTVTRLLFGMINSIVEWYKPGGPLSPQRLADDVISMAFDGLHADL is encoded by the coding sequence ATGCCCAGCACCAGCCAGACCACCAGCCCCGCCGTCGGCGGCGCCGCCAAGCGCGGCCGCCCCGGATACGACCAGCAGTCCGTGCTGCGCATCGCCGTCGACGTTTTCAACCGCCATGGTTACGACGCCACGTCCATGGGGATCCTGGCGGACAACCTGGGCATCTCCAAGTCCGCGATCTACCACCACGTGCCGTCCAAGGGCGACCTGCTCAAGCTTGCCCTTGACCACGCGCTCGGCGGCCTTGAGTCCATCCTTGAGCAGCCGGAGGCCGCCTCAGGGGCCGCGGATGCCCGGCTGGAGTTTGTCCTCCGCCAAACGGTGGCGGTGCTGGTGGACCGCCTGCCCTTCGTTACGCTGCTGCTGCGGCTGCGCGGCAACACCGAAATCGAGCGGGACGCACTGGAACGCCGCCGGACCTTCGACCACAAGGTGGCCGTGCTGATTTCGGCCGCCCGCGACGAGGGTTCGCTCCGCCAGGACATCGATCCCCGCACCGTCACGAGGCTCCTGTTCGGCATGATCAACTCGATCGTGGAATGGTACAAGCCGGGCGGGCCCCTCTCCCCGCAGCGCCTGGCCGACGACGTCATCTCCATGGCATTCGACGGCCTGCACGCAGACTTATAG
- the paaK gene encoding phenylacetate--CoA ligase PaaK: MTLHAPETPAAAGIDPGLDREETISRDELEALQLTRLQHTVAYAYERVPLYKRKFDEAGIHPSDLRELEDLGNFPFTTKDDLREEYPFGMFAVPQNQVARIHASSGTTGRPTVVGYTKQDLADWAKLVARSFRASGIRPGMKVHNAYGYGLFTGGLGAHAGAEALGCTVIPMSGGQTERQIQLIQDFKPDAILATPTYLLTIADAMAHMGIDPASTSLKFAVLGAEPWTQEMRHELEVMMNIKACDIYGLSEVMGPGVAGEAVETQDGSHIWEDHFRPEIIDAFNPAPGKENVLRDGEHGELVFTSLTKEALPIIRYRTKDLTRLLPGSARPAHRRMGRITGRSDDMIILRGVNLFPSQIEEIALRIPELSPHFQLELTRPEGQRMDQLTVRIERRDAVTVEQSTTAARTLKEQIKIHVGSSCTVNVVEPGSLERSNGKLRRIYDMRPKA; the protein is encoded by the coding sequence ATGACCCTGCATGCCCCCGAAACCCCCGCCGCTGCCGGCATCGATCCTGGCCTGGACCGCGAGGAGACCATCTCCCGCGATGAGCTCGAGGCCCTCCAGCTCACCCGCCTCCAGCACACCGTGGCCTACGCCTATGAGCGCGTGCCGCTGTACAAGCGCAAGTTCGACGAAGCCGGGATCCACCCCAGCGACCTGCGCGAACTCGAGGACCTTGGCAACTTCCCCTTCACCACCAAGGACGACCTGCGGGAGGAATACCCGTTCGGCATGTTCGCGGTGCCGCAGAACCAAGTAGCCCGGATCCATGCCAGTTCCGGCACCACCGGCCGGCCCACCGTCGTCGGCTACACCAAGCAGGACCTGGCCGACTGGGCCAAACTCGTTGCCCGCAGCTTCCGTGCCTCCGGCATCCGCCCCGGCATGAAGGTCCACAACGCCTACGGCTACGGCCTCTTCACCGGCGGCCTCGGCGCGCACGCGGGGGCCGAAGCCCTGGGCTGCACCGTCATCCCCATGTCCGGCGGCCAGACCGAGCGCCAGATCCAGCTGATCCAGGACTTCAAACCGGACGCCATCCTTGCCACGCCCACGTACCTGCTCACCATCGCCGACGCCATGGCACACATGGGCATCGACCCCGCCTCCACCTCGCTGAAGTTCGCCGTCCTCGGCGCCGAGCCGTGGACCCAGGAGATGCGCCACGAACTCGAAGTGATGATGAACATCAAGGCGTGCGACATCTACGGCCTGTCCGAGGTCATGGGCCCGGGCGTGGCGGGCGAGGCCGTTGAAACCCAGGACGGCAGCCACATCTGGGAGGACCACTTCCGCCCCGAAATCATCGATGCCTTCAACCCGGCGCCGGGCAAGGAAAACGTCCTGCGCGACGGCGAGCACGGCGAGCTGGTCTTCACGTCGCTCACCAAGGAAGCGCTGCCCATCATCCGCTACCGGACCAAGGACCTCACCCGCCTGCTGCCCGGATCGGCGCGTCCGGCGCACCGCAGGATGGGCCGCATCACCGGCCGCAGCGACGACATGATCATCCTGCGCGGCGTGAACCTGTTCCCGTCCCAGATCGAGGAAATCGCCCTCCGCATCCCCGAGTTGAGCCCGCATTTCCAGCTCGAACTGACCCGCCCGGAAGGCCAGCGCATGGACCAGCTGACGGTCCGGATCGAGCGCCGGGACGCGGTCACCGTTGAGCAGAGCACGACGGCGGCGCGCACCTTGAAGGAGCAGATCAAGATCCACGTGGGTTCTTCGTGCACCGTGAACGTGGTGGAACCCGGCTCGCTGGAGCGGTCCAACGGCAAGCTCCGCCGTATCTACGACATGCGGCCCAAGGCGTAG
- a CDS encoding MFS transporter — protein MTTLGSKTSITTSSRQPRLMTRKRWVIIWLAFIGLSINYLDRSSLSVALPFMGKDFELSATQQGLIFAAFFWAYDFFQLAAGWYVDKVGPRRSFSLAALWWSVFTMVTAAASSFWSLFAARFLLGVGESPAPSTAAKVVATWFPVRERAFATSIWDSGSRVGAVIALPIVTLIVAFTSWHAVFIIIGVLGIIWAAVWWKYYRNPEEHTGANAAEVSYIQEGGARGAASDDETAAKLPWRSLFKYRTILSMMFGFFCLNSAIYFFITFFPSYLVKERGFDLLKLGFFGAIPGICAVLFGWLGGYLADRAVRAGSPVSKVRKTAIAGGLAGGSVIMFAALVPEAWMALGLLSIAYSSLTVAATGIWSLPADVAPSSRHVGSIGGLQNFASNLAGIFTPILIGVLVDQTGSFVAPLAVIGAISLIGAANYLFVIGKIQPLQVKAAA, from the coding sequence ATGACTACGCTCGGAAGTAAAACCTCCATCACCACCTCATCCCGGCAACCCCGCCTCATGACCCGCAAACGCTGGGTGATTATCTGGCTTGCCTTCATTGGCCTGAGCATCAACTACCTTGACCGCTCCAGCCTCAGCGTCGCCCTCCCCTTCATGGGCAAGGATTTTGAACTCAGTGCCACCCAGCAAGGCTTGATTTTTGCAGCGTTCTTCTGGGCCTACGACTTCTTCCAGCTCGCCGCCGGCTGGTACGTGGACAAGGTGGGCCCGCGCCGCTCATTTTCCCTGGCCGCCCTCTGGTGGTCCGTCTTCACCATGGTCACGGCCGCAGCTTCCAGCTTCTGGTCGCTTTTTGCGGCCCGCTTCCTCCTGGGCGTCGGCGAAAGCCCGGCCCCCAGCACTGCGGCCAAGGTGGTGGCTACCTGGTTCCCGGTCCGCGAACGCGCCTTCGCCACCAGCATTTGGGACTCCGGTTCGCGGGTGGGAGCAGTGATCGCGCTGCCGATCGTCACCCTGATCGTCGCCTTCACATCCTGGCACGCGGTGTTCATCATCATCGGCGTCCTTGGAATTATCTGGGCCGCCGTGTGGTGGAAGTACTACCGCAACCCGGAGGAGCACACCGGCGCCAATGCCGCCGAAGTCAGCTACATCCAGGAGGGCGGTGCCCGCGGAGCGGCAAGCGACGACGAAACCGCGGCCAAGCTCCCCTGGCGTTCGCTCTTCAAGTACCGGACCATCCTCAGCATGATGTTCGGCTTCTTCTGCCTGAACAGTGCCATCTATTTCTTCATCACGTTCTTCCCCAGCTACCTGGTCAAGGAACGCGGCTTCGACCTCCTCAAGCTCGGCTTCTTCGGCGCGATCCCCGGCATCTGCGCCGTCCTGTTCGGCTGGCTTGGCGGCTACCTGGCGGACCGTGCCGTGCGGGCAGGATCTCCCGTCAGCAAGGTCCGTAAGACGGCCATCGCCGGTGGCCTCGCCGGCGGCTCCGTCATCATGTTTGCCGCCCTGGTTCCGGAGGCCTGGATGGCCCTGGGCCTGCTGTCCATCGCCTACTCCAGCCTCACGGTGGCCGCCACCGGCATCTGGTCGCTTCCGGCCGATGTCGCACCGAGTTCACGCCACGTCGGTTCCATCGGCGGGCTGCAGAACTTCGCCTCCAACCTGGCCGGCATCTTCACGCCCATCCTGATCGGTGTGCTGGTGGACCAGACCGGATCCTTCGTGGCGCCGCTGGCCGTGATCGGCGCAATTTCCCTCATCGGGGCCGCCAACTACCTGTTCGTCATCGGCAAGATCCAGCCGCTGCAGGTCAAGGCAGCCGCCTAG
- a CDS encoding VOC family protein, producing MTLKMNAATTILPVDDAARARSFYTEKLGIPHRGMTDDGSELLGTDGGPLLQLMPVSDGRHSDHTALSFEVADIEAAVRDMEARGVMFQDYDLPTLKTENHICTTASEKCAWFMDTEHNILCVHQNLGSGPEYQV from the coding sequence ATGACCCTGAAAATGAACGCAGCCACAACCATCCTTCCTGTCGATGATGCAGCCCGTGCCCGCAGTTTCTATACCGAAAAGCTGGGGATCCCGCACCGCGGAATGACGGACGATGGCAGCGAATTGCTCGGCACCGACGGCGGGCCGCTGTTGCAGCTGATGCCGGTCTCCGACGGCAGGCATTCGGACCACACGGCGCTGAGTTTTGAGGTGGCGGACATCGAGGCTGCGGTCCGTGACATGGAGGCGCGGGGCGTCATGTTCCAGGACTACGACCTGCCCACGCTGAAGACGGAAAACCACATTTGCACCACGGCATCCGAGAAGTGCGCATGGTTCATGGACACCGAGCACAATATCCTCTGCGTCCACCAGAACCTGGGCAGCGGGCCGGAGTACCAGGTCTAG
- a CDS encoding PaaI family thioesterase produces the protein MNAPAPKDDAGSQPSEHELWKITLGELDEKMGVKILEESVERVVATMPVAGNRQSFGLLHGGASLAVGEAVGSWAAVIHASTMGKTAVGVDVSATHHRSAREGQVTITATPIHLGGTLTTHEVLITNEAGQRLCTLRITNLLRSATSSSGGCPHGP, from the coding sequence ATGAACGCCCCTGCCCCGAAAGATGATGCCGGAAGCCAGCCCTCGGAGCACGAACTCTGGAAGATCACCCTTGGGGAGCTGGACGAGAAGATGGGCGTGAAGATCCTGGAAGAGTCCGTGGAGCGCGTGGTGGCCACCATGCCCGTGGCGGGGAACAGGCAGTCGTTCGGACTGCTGCACGGCGGCGCTTCCCTGGCGGTGGGCGAGGCAGTGGGGTCCTGGGCCGCGGTGATCCATGCCAGCACCATGGGCAAGACAGCCGTGGGGGTGGATGTCTCCGCCACCCACCACCGCTCTGCGCGTGAGGGCCAGGTGACCATCACCGCCACGCCGATCCACCTGGGCGGCACACTCACCACCCACGAGGTGCTGATCACCAACGAGGCCGGCCAGCGGCTGTGCACGCTGCGCATCACCAACCTGCTGAGAAGCGCCACAAGTAGCAGCGGCGGCTGCCCTCACGGGCCCTAG